A part of Entelurus aequoreus isolate RoL-2023_Sb linkage group LG03, RoL_Eaeq_v1.1, whole genome shotgun sequence genomic DNA contains:
- the LOC133646690 gene encoding leucine-rich repeat-containing protein 74A isoform X3: MSSLSFESLCLEDNKPSTILRQDLENELHTDLELDEMNRYNETSVADIYQKACKLVGVVPVSYIIQNLNSPTMKLSHQSLGPLGCKALSIALVSDLHINTLELSDNDIRAEGAKHLAEMLRANFTIQHLDLCNNHLHSTGAEYMCRMLMDSTSLKSIKLSGNGFIDDDAKYFADALTINLGIKELDLSHNRFCGRGGEHLGFLLANNDSLEVLNLCWNQLRMKGAVALCAGLKVNLMVKHLDLSWNGFGNEGALAMGEALKFNNTLVHLNLSNNRITNEGVSMLCKGLEYNGTLQILLLAYNSLTVEGALALVNMVKNTHKTALEEINIQDYLDQHKLRLWDFFRNIDKDATMRVPVADFRNAVQQSSVPLDRFQIEELIQRLDRDRTGMVDYRGLADTRKQMMRNHRQQLRKVASRQKKEKHKSDRILKTFQIAVEAVTPHGSVVISPGDPREEPTGPYRFSATPLSSWHHFMSNSEHTSVSNPRRNHVHLPTPTGSRLHHFTKSPILRSHSQPNFLAASPLSAQGKFTSAQAVHSNPEMRHSKIRPALDHLTKSRAALDNEQIEIEVTNKKGRKTKAKKFVEKYSNNPTMN; the protein is encoded by the exons ATGTCCTCGTTGTCTTTTGAATCACTCTGTTTAGAGGATAATAAGCCATCAACAATACTGAGGCAAGACTTGGAAAATGAGCTGCACACAGACTTGGAGTTGGATG AAATGAACAGGTACAATGAGACATCTGTAGCTGATATCTACCAGAAAGCCTGCAAGTTGGTGGGCGTCGTGCCAGTTTCATATATCATTCAGAACCTTAATTCTCCAACCATGAAACTCAGCCATCAAAGCCTCGGACCATTGGGGTGCAAGGCACTCAGTATTGCATTAGTG AGTGACCTGCATATCAACACCCTTGAACTGTCCGACAACGACATACGAGCAGAGGGAGCCAAGCACCTGGCAGAGATGCTGAGGGCTAATTTCACCATTCAGCATTTG GACTTGTGCAACAATCACCTTCATTCGACTGGAGCTGAGTATATGTGTAGAATGTTGATGGATAGCACTTCACTAAAATCCATCAAACTTTCAG GAAATGGATTTATAGATGATGATGCAAAATATTTTGCAGACGCCTTGACT atCAATTTGGGGATTAAAGAGTTAGACCTGAGTCACAATAGATTTTGTGGAAGAGGAGGAGAGCATCTCGGATTCCTCTTGG CAAACAACGATAGTCTGGAGGTGCTGAACCTTTGTTGGAATCAACTCCGAATGAAAGGAGCTGTTGCTCTTTGCGCTGGACTCAAG GTAAATTTGATGGTAAAGCACCTTGACCTGTCATGGAATGGTTTTGGGAATGAGGGGGCCCTGGCTATGGGCGAAGCTCTGAAATTCAACAACACTCTGGTGCACCTCAACCTCAGCAACAACCGTATCACCAATGAGGGCGTCAGCATGCTTTGCAAGGGTCTTGAGTACAATGGCACTCTCCAAATTCTGCTG CTCGCTTACAATTCATTAACAGTTGAGGGAGCACTGGCCCTGGTCAACATGGTGAAGAACACGCATAAAACTGCATTGGAAGAGATTAATATACAG GACTATCTGGATCAACACAAGCTACGTCTCTGGGATTTCTTCCGAAACATTGACAAAGATGCCACCATGCGAGTCCCTGTGGCTGATTTCAGGAACGCAGTGCAG CAATCAAGTGTTCCCTTGGATCGATTCCAGATTGAGGAGCTTATTCAGAGGCTGGATCGTGATAGGACGGGAATGGTAGACTACAG GGGACTGGCAGATACAAGGAAGCAGATGATGAGGAATCACCGTCAACAGCTGCGTAAGGTTGCATCCCGTCAGAAGAAAGAGAAGCATAAGAGTGATCGTATCCTGAAGACCTTCCAGATTGCCGTAGAGGCAGTGACGCCACACGGCTCAGTAGTCATATCTCCAGGTGACCCCAGAGAAGAGCCAACCGGGCCCTATCGCTTCTCTGCAACCCCTCTCAGCTCTTGGCACCACTTTATGTCCAACAGTGAACATACTTCAGTCTCCAACCCCAGAAGGAACCATGTCCACCTGCCCACGCCAACTGGCTCAAGGCTTCACCATTTCACCAAATCTCCCATTTTGCGCTCTCACTCCCAACCCAACTTTCTGGCTGCTTCCCCTCTCTCTGCTCAAGGCAAGTTCACCTCTGCACAGGCTGTACACTCCAACCCAGAGATGCGCCATAGCAAGATTAGGCCTGCTTTGGACCACCTAACCAAGTCTAGAGCTGCTCTTGACAATGAGCAAATAGAAATTGAAGTTACGAATAAAAAAGGGAGGAAAACAAAAGCAAAGAAGTTTGTAGAGAAATATTCAAATAATCCAACAATGAACTGA
- the LOC133646690 gene encoding leucine-rich repeat-containing protein 74A isoform X1 — protein MSSLSFESLCLEDNKPSTILRQDLENELHTDLELDEMNRYNETSVADIYQKACKLVGVVPVSYIIQNLNSPTMKLSHQSLGPLGCKALSIALVSDLHINTLELSDNDIRAEGAKHLAEMLRANFTIQHLDLCNNHLHSTGAEYMCRMLMDSTSLKSIKLSGNGFIDDDAKYFADALTINLGIKELDLSHNRFCGRGGEHLGFLLANNDSLEVLNLCWNQLRMKGAVALCAGLKVNLMVKHLDLSWNGFGNEGALAMGEALKFNNTLVHLNLSNNRITNEGVSMLCKGLEYNGTLQILLLAYNSLTVEGALALVNMVKNTHKTALEEINIQNVLVNENFLHLLDVTCEEHPGLNVQYGGVGGFIAKKPVKRIDPMKVIQDYLDQHKLRLWDFFRNIDKDATMRVPVADFRNAVQQSSVPLDRFQIEELIQRLDRDRTGMVDYRGLADTRKQMMRNHRQQLRKVASRQKKEKHKSDRILKTFQIAVEAVTPHGSVVISPGDPREEPTGPYRFSATPLSSWHHFMSNSEHTSVSNPRRNHVHLPTPTGSRLHHFTKSPILRSHSQPNFLAASPLSAQGKFTSAQAVHSNPEMRHSKIRPALDHLTKSRAALDNEQIEIEVTNKKGRKTKAKKFVEKYSNNPTMN, from the exons ATGTCCTCGTTGTCTTTTGAATCACTCTGTTTAGAGGATAATAAGCCATCAACAATACTGAGGCAAGACTTGGAAAATGAGCTGCACACAGACTTGGAGTTGGATG AAATGAACAGGTACAATGAGACATCTGTAGCTGATATCTACCAGAAAGCCTGCAAGTTGGTGGGCGTCGTGCCAGTTTCATATATCATTCAGAACCTTAATTCTCCAACCATGAAACTCAGCCATCAAAGCCTCGGACCATTGGGGTGCAAGGCACTCAGTATTGCATTAGTG AGTGACCTGCATATCAACACCCTTGAACTGTCCGACAACGACATACGAGCAGAGGGAGCCAAGCACCTGGCAGAGATGCTGAGGGCTAATTTCACCATTCAGCATTTG GACTTGTGCAACAATCACCTTCATTCGACTGGAGCTGAGTATATGTGTAGAATGTTGATGGATAGCACTTCACTAAAATCCATCAAACTTTCAG GAAATGGATTTATAGATGATGATGCAAAATATTTTGCAGACGCCTTGACT atCAATTTGGGGATTAAAGAGTTAGACCTGAGTCACAATAGATTTTGTGGAAGAGGAGGAGAGCATCTCGGATTCCTCTTGG CAAACAACGATAGTCTGGAGGTGCTGAACCTTTGTTGGAATCAACTCCGAATGAAAGGAGCTGTTGCTCTTTGCGCTGGACTCAAG GTAAATTTGATGGTAAAGCACCTTGACCTGTCATGGAATGGTTTTGGGAATGAGGGGGCCCTGGCTATGGGCGAAGCTCTGAAATTCAACAACACTCTGGTGCACCTCAACCTCAGCAACAACCGTATCACCAATGAGGGCGTCAGCATGCTTTGCAAGGGTCTTGAGTACAATGGCACTCTCCAAATTCTGCTG CTCGCTTACAATTCATTAACAGTTGAGGGAGCACTGGCCCTGGTCAACATGGTGAAGAACACGCATAAAACTGCATTGGAAGAGATTAATATACAG AATGTTTTAGTCAATGAGAACTTTTTGCATCTGCTGGATGTGACTTGTGAGGAGCATCCTGGTCTGAATGTACAGTACGGAGGGGTGGGAGGATTTATTGCTAAGAAACCAGTAAAACGCATTGACCCAATGAAAGTCATTCAG GACTATCTGGATCAACACAAGCTACGTCTCTGGGATTTCTTCCGAAACATTGACAAAGATGCCACCATGCGAGTCCCTGTGGCTGATTTCAGGAACGCAGTGCAG CAATCAAGTGTTCCCTTGGATCGATTCCAGATTGAGGAGCTTATTCAGAGGCTGGATCGTGATAGGACGGGAATGGTAGACTACAG GGGACTGGCAGATACAAGGAAGCAGATGATGAGGAATCACCGTCAACAGCTGCGTAAGGTTGCATCCCGTCAGAAGAAAGAGAAGCATAAGAGTGATCGTATCCTGAAGACCTTCCAGATTGCCGTAGAGGCAGTGACGCCACACGGCTCAGTAGTCATATCTCCAGGTGACCCCAGAGAAGAGCCAACCGGGCCCTATCGCTTCTCTGCAACCCCTCTCAGCTCTTGGCACCACTTTATGTCCAACAGTGAACATACTTCAGTCTCCAACCCCAGAAGGAACCATGTCCACCTGCCCACGCCAACTGGCTCAAGGCTTCACCATTTCACCAAATCTCCCATTTTGCGCTCTCACTCCCAACCCAACTTTCTGGCTGCTTCCCCTCTCTCTGCTCAAGGCAAGTTCACCTCTGCACAGGCTGTACACTCCAACCCAGAGATGCGCCATAGCAAGATTAGGCCTGCTTTGGACCACCTAACCAAGTCTAGAGCTGCTCTTGACAATGAGCAAATAGAAATTGAAGTTACGAATAAAAAAGGGAGGAAAACAAAAGCAAAGAAGTTTGTAGAGAAATATTCAAATAATCCAACAATGAACTGA
- the LOC133646690 gene encoding leucine-rich repeat-containing protein 74A isoform X2 — MNRYNETSVADIYQKACKLVGVVPVSYIIQNLNSPTMKLSHQSLGPLGCKALSIALVSDLHINTLELSDNDIRAEGAKHLAEMLRANFTIQHLDLCNNHLHSTGAEYMCRMLMDSTSLKSIKLSGNGFIDDDAKYFADALTINLGIKELDLSHNRFCGRGGEHLGFLLANNDSLEVLNLCWNQLRMKGAVALCAGLKVNLMVKHLDLSWNGFGNEGALAMGEALKFNNTLVHLNLSNNRITNEGVSMLCKGLEYNGTLQILLLAYNSLTVEGALALVNMVKNTHKTALEEINIQNVLVNENFLHLLDVTCEEHPGLNVQYGGVGGFIAKKPVKRIDPMKVIQDYLDQHKLRLWDFFRNIDKDATMRVPVADFRNAVQQSSVPLDRFQIEELIQRLDRDRTGMVDYRGLADTRKQMMRNHRQQLRKVASRQKKEKHKSDRILKTFQIAVEAVTPHGSVVISPGDPREEPTGPYRFSATPLSSWHHFMSNSEHTSVSNPRRNHVHLPTPTGSRLHHFTKSPILRSHSQPNFLAASPLSAQGKFTSAQAVHSNPEMRHSKIRPALDHLTKSRAALDNEQIEIEVTNKKGRKTKAKKFVEKYSNNPTMN; from the exons ATGAACAGGTACAATGAGACATCTGTAGCTGATATCTACCAGAAAGCCTGCAAGTTGGTGGGCGTCGTGCCAGTTTCATATATCATTCAGAACCTTAATTCTCCAACCATGAAACTCAGCCATCAAAGCCTCGGACCATTGGGGTGCAAGGCACTCAGTATTGCATTAGTG AGTGACCTGCATATCAACACCCTTGAACTGTCCGACAACGACATACGAGCAGAGGGAGCCAAGCACCTGGCAGAGATGCTGAGGGCTAATTTCACCATTCAGCATTTG GACTTGTGCAACAATCACCTTCATTCGACTGGAGCTGAGTATATGTGTAGAATGTTGATGGATAGCACTTCACTAAAATCCATCAAACTTTCAG GAAATGGATTTATAGATGATGATGCAAAATATTTTGCAGACGCCTTGACT atCAATTTGGGGATTAAAGAGTTAGACCTGAGTCACAATAGATTTTGTGGAAGAGGAGGAGAGCATCTCGGATTCCTCTTGG CAAACAACGATAGTCTGGAGGTGCTGAACCTTTGTTGGAATCAACTCCGAATGAAAGGAGCTGTTGCTCTTTGCGCTGGACTCAAG GTAAATTTGATGGTAAAGCACCTTGACCTGTCATGGAATGGTTTTGGGAATGAGGGGGCCCTGGCTATGGGCGAAGCTCTGAAATTCAACAACACTCTGGTGCACCTCAACCTCAGCAACAACCGTATCACCAATGAGGGCGTCAGCATGCTTTGCAAGGGTCTTGAGTACAATGGCACTCTCCAAATTCTGCTG CTCGCTTACAATTCATTAACAGTTGAGGGAGCACTGGCCCTGGTCAACATGGTGAAGAACACGCATAAAACTGCATTGGAAGAGATTAATATACAG AATGTTTTAGTCAATGAGAACTTTTTGCATCTGCTGGATGTGACTTGTGAGGAGCATCCTGGTCTGAATGTACAGTACGGAGGGGTGGGAGGATTTATTGCTAAGAAACCAGTAAAACGCATTGACCCAATGAAAGTCATTCAG GACTATCTGGATCAACACAAGCTACGTCTCTGGGATTTCTTCCGAAACATTGACAAAGATGCCACCATGCGAGTCCCTGTGGCTGATTTCAGGAACGCAGTGCAG CAATCAAGTGTTCCCTTGGATCGATTCCAGATTGAGGAGCTTATTCAGAGGCTGGATCGTGATAGGACGGGAATGGTAGACTACAG GGGACTGGCAGATACAAGGAAGCAGATGATGAGGAATCACCGTCAACAGCTGCGTAAGGTTGCATCCCGTCAGAAGAAAGAGAAGCATAAGAGTGATCGTATCCTGAAGACCTTCCAGATTGCCGTAGAGGCAGTGACGCCACACGGCTCAGTAGTCATATCTCCAGGTGACCCCAGAGAAGAGCCAACCGGGCCCTATCGCTTCTCTGCAACCCCTCTCAGCTCTTGGCACCACTTTATGTCCAACAGTGAACATACTTCAGTCTCCAACCCCAGAAGGAACCATGTCCACCTGCCCACGCCAACTGGCTCAAGGCTTCACCATTTCACCAAATCTCCCATTTTGCGCTCTCACTCCCAACCCAACTTTCTGGCTGCTTCCCCTCTCTCTGCTCAAGGCAAGTTCACCTCTGCACAGGCTGTACACTCCAACCCAGAGATGCGCCATAGCAAGATTAGGCCTGCTTTGGACCACCTAACCAAGTCTAGAGCTGCTCTTGACAATGAGCAAATAGAAATTGAAGTTACGAATAAAAAAGGGAGGAAAACAAAAGCAAAGAAGTTTGTAGAGAAATATTCAAATAATCCAACAATGAACTGA
- the LOC133646690 gene encoding leucine-rich repeat-containing protein 74A isoform X4: MSSLSFESLCLEDNKPSTILRQDLENELHTDLELDEMNRYNETSVADIYQKACKLVGVVPVSYIIQNLNSPTMKLSHQSLGPLGCKALSIALVSDLHINTLELSDNDIRAEGAKHLAEMLRANFTIQHLDLCNNHLHSTGAEYMCRMLMDSTSLKSIKLSGNGFIDDDAKYFADALTINLGIKELDLSHNRFCGRGGEHLGFLLANNDSLEVLNLCWNQLRMKGAVALCAGLKVNLMVKHLDLSWNGFGNEGALAMGEALKFNNTLVHLNLSNNRITNEGVSMLCKGLEYNGTLQILLLAYNSLTVEGALALVNMVKNTHKTALEEINIQNVLVNENFLHLLDVTCEEHPGLNVQYGGVGGFIAKKPVKRIDPMKVIQDYLDQHKLRLWDFFRNIDKDATMRVPVADFRNAVQQSSVPLDRFQIEELIQRLDRDRTGMVDYRGLADTRKQMMRNHRQQLRKVASRQKKEKHKSDRILKTFQIAVEAVTPHGSVVISPVNILQSPTPEGTMSTCPRQLAQGFTISPNLPFCALTPNPTFWLLPLSLLKASSPLHRLYTPTQRCAIARLGLLWTT; this comes from the exons ATGTCCTCGTTGTCTTTTGAATCACTCTGTTTAGAGGATAATAAGCCATCAACAATACTGAGGCAAGACTTGGAAAATGAGCTGCACACAGACTTGGAGTTGGATG AAATGAACAGGTACAATGAGACATCTGTAGCTGATATCTACCAGAAAGCCTGCAAGTTGGTGGGCGTCGTGCCAGTTTCATATATCATTCAGAACCTTAATTCTCCAACCATGAAACTCAGCCATCAAAGCCTCGGACCATTGGGGTGCAAGGCACTCAGTATTGCATTAGTG AGTGACCTGCATATCAACACCCTTGAACTGTCCGACAACGACATACGAGCAGAGGGAGCCAAGCACCTGGCAGAGATGCTGAGGGCTAATTTCACCATTCAGCATTTG GACTTGTGCAACAATCACCTTCATTCGACTGGAGCTGAGTATATGTGTAGAATGTTGATGGATAGCACTTCACTAAAATCCATCAAACTTTCAG GAAATGGATTTATAGATGATGATGCAAAATATTTTGCAGACGCCTTGACT atCAATTTGGGGATTAAAGAGTTAGACCTGAGTCACAATAGATTTTGTGGAAGAGGAGGAGAGCATCTCGGATTCCTCTTGG CAAACAACGATAGTCTGGAGGTGCTGAACCTTTGTTGGAATCAACTCCGAATGAAAGGAGCTGTTGCTCTTTGCGCTGGACTCAAG GTAAATTTGATGGTAAAGCACCTTGACCTGTCATGGAATGGTTTTGGGAATGAGGGGGCCCTGGCTATGGGCGAAGCTCTGAAATTCAACAACACTCTGGTGCACCTCAACCTCAGCAACAACCGTATCACCAATGAGGGCGTCAGCATGCTTTGCAAGGGTCTTGAGTACAATGGCACTCTCCAAATTCTGCTG CTCGCTTACAATTCATTAACAGTTGAGGGAGCACTGGCCCTGGTCAACATGGTGAAGAACACGCATAAAACTGCATTGGAAGAGATTAATATACAG AATGTTTTAGTCAATGAGAACTTTTTGCATCTGCTGGATGTGACTTGTGAGGAGCATCCTGGTCTGAATGTACAGTACGGAGGGGTGGGAGGATTTATTGCTAAGAAACCAGTAAAACGCATTGACCCAATGAAAGTCATTCAG GACTATCTGGATCAACACAAGCTACGTCTCTGGGATTTCTTCCGAAACATTGACAAAGATGCCACCATGCGAGTCCCTGTGGCTGATTTCAGGAACGCAGTGCAG CAATCAAGTGTTCCCTTGGATCGATTCCAGATTGAGGAGCTTATTCAGAGGCTGGATCGTGATAGGACGGGAATGGTAGACTACAG GGGACTGGCAGATACAAGGAAGCAGATGATGAGGAATCACCGTCAACAGCTGCGTAAGGTTGCATCCCGTCAGAAGAAAGAGAAGCATAAGAGTGATCGTATCCTGAAGACCTTCCAGATTGCCGTAGAGGCAGTGACGCCACACGGCTCAGTAGTCATATCTCCAG TGAACATACTTCAGTCTCCAACCCCAGAAGGAACCATGTCCACCTGCCCACGCCAACTGGCTCAAGGCTTCACCATTTCACCAAATCTCCCATTTTGCGCTCTCACTCCCAACCCAACTTTCTGGCTGCTTCCCCTCTCTCTGCTCAAGGCAAGTTCACCTCTGCACAGGCTGTACACTCCAACCCAGAGATGCGCCATAGCAAGATTAGGCCTGCTTTGGACCACCTAA